In Synechococcus sp. KORDI-100, a single window of DNA contains:
- the ppk2 gene encoding polyphosphate kinase 2 → MSKHKHHKKDMDAVLDALDHSDNDVDHPQELLVELQEGFSSDHKRLEKKKYEKDLAKLQSELVKMQYWVRATGYRMIILFEGRDAAGKGGAIKRLTEPMNPRGCRVVALGTPSDQQKTQWYFQRYVEHFPSAGEIVIFDRSWYNRAGVERVMGFATPEQVEQFYVTCPQFERMIVQDGILLLKYWFSVNDEEQEKRFKARIENEETRWKLSPMDIESRNRWVEYSRAKDVMFSKTHIPEAPWFTVEANDKRRARLNCLSHVLNKVPYEDMTPEPIEMPERPPQGDYIRPPFNEQFFVPNNYPYKD, encoded by the coding sequence ATGAGCAAGCACAAGCACCACAAAAAGGATATGGACGCCGTGCTCGATGCTTTGGATCACAGCGATAATGACGTTGACCACCCGCAGGAACTGCTTGTGGAGCTCCAAGAAGGTTTCTCCAGCGACCACAAGCGCCTAGAGAAGAAAAAATACGAAAAAGACCTGGCCAAGCTTCAATCGGAGCTGGTCAAGATGCAGTACTGGGTCAGAGCGACCGGCTACCGCATGATCATCCTGTTCGAGGGACGGGATGCAGCTGGGAAAGGTGGTGCGATCAAACGCCTGACTGAACCGATGAATCCCCGAGGTTGCAGGGTGGTTGCACTGGGAACGCCATCGGATCAACAAAAAACCCAGTGGTATTTCCAGCGCTACGTGGAACATTTTCCAAGCGCAGGTGAGATCGTGATCTTTGATCGCAGCTGGTACAACAGGGCGGGCGTTGAACGCGTCATGGGCTTCGCCACCCCGGAACAGGTGGAGCAGTTCTATGTCACCTGTCCTCAATTCGAACGCATGATCGTTCAGGACGGAATCCTGCTCCTGAAGTACTGGTTTTCAGTCAACGACGAGGAACAGGAAAAACGCTTCAAAGCACGTATTGAGAATGAGGAAACCCGCTGGAAACTCAGCCCCATGGATATTGAATCCCGCAATCGCTGGGTTGAGTACTCCAGGGCGAAAGACGTGATGTTCTCCAAAACACATATCCCAGAAGCCCCATGGTTCACCGTGGAGGCCAACGACAAGCGTCGTGCACGTCTGAACTGTCTCAGCCATGTTCTGAACAAAGTGCCCTACGAGGACATGACCCCGGAACCGATCGAGATGCCTGAACGTCCTCCCCAGGGCGACTACATACGCCCCCCATTCAACGAGCAGTTCTTCGTTCCGAACAACTACCCGTACAAGGACTGA
- a CDS encoding ATP-binding protein — protein sequence MNRAIPWWRLILRLSLWSGLLLGSWMLCLLLLQALFGRQLERLQTVQLGRELALSIRLTELTLERYPPILINELTGLQLAVIIRPPRPTRTRGERDSRITGLQRELCARLSHCPLLVPARRSGTSDQVWIELISPLEPVWLRAELPTVRAWPPEPTLLMVGLAGAVIITGVVYLLVEVERPLRGLERALSRVGEGSDPPAVPARGAPEVQRITSRFNAMVVRLAANRRERATMLAGIAHDLRAPITRLQFRLSMPSLDASEKERCSRDLDALERITDQFLLYAEGGENEALVTCPLDQWLAEVVAGYSPDQLELNLEPVNAPVRPVALGRAVSNLINNAFTYGTPPIVVRLRKDGVQLRIEVWDQGKGMSADQWDRALQPFQRLDEARGEQGHCGLGLAIVNHVVERHGGTLQFQQADGSVGPSPGRFCAALCIPLDSSGRGMFKKSKHQ from the coding sequence ATGAACCGGGCCATCCCCTGGTGGCGGCTGATCCTCAGGCTCAGCCTCTGGAGCGGATTGCTGCTGGGCAGCTGGATGCTGTGCCTGCTGCTGCTGCAGGCGCTGTTCGGCCGTCAACTTGAACGACTTCAGACCGTTCAACTCGGTCGGGAGCTGGCCTTGAGCATCCGCCTCACTGAGCTGACTCTCGAGCGTTACCCGCCGATCCTGATCAATGAACTGACTGGTCTTCAGCTGGCGGTGATCATCCGACCGCCTCGGCCGACAAGGACCCGAGGGGAACGCGATTCGCGAATCACCGGCTTGCAACGAGAACTGTGCGCCCGCCTGTCCCACTGCCCATTGCTGGTGCCAGCACGCCGATCAGGTACGAGCGACCAGGTGTGGATCGAATTGATCTCACCACTGGAGCCGGTCTGGCTTCGGGCTGAACTGCCCACGGTGCGCGCCTGGCCACCTGAACCGACCTTGCTGATGGTTGGGCTGGCCGGTGCCGTGATCATCACCGGCGTTGTTTACCTGCTTGTGGAAGTGGAGCGGCCGCTGCGAGGTCTTGAACGAGCCCTGTCTCGCGTGGGCGAGGGCTCCGATCCACCCGCTGTTCCCGCACGTGGAGCCCCTGAGGTGCAGCGGATCACCTCCCGCTTCAATGCCATGGTGGTGCGTCTGGCCGCCAATCGCCGCGAACGGGCCACGATGCTGGCGGGCATTGCCCACGACCTCAGGGCACCGATCACCAGGCTGCAGTTCCGGCTTTCGATGCCGTCTCTTGATGCCAGCGAAAAGGAACGTTGCAGCAGAGATCTTGACGCTCTGGAAAGGATTACGGACCAGTTTTTGTTGTATGCCGAAGGGGGAGAAAACGAAGCACTGGTCACCTGTCCACTCGATCAATGGCTGGCGGAGGTGGTGGCCGGCTACTCCCCCGACCAACTTGAGCTCAACCTGGAGCCGGTCAACGCACCCGTCCGGCCGGTCGCGCTTGGCCGCGCCGTATCAAACCTGATCAACAACGCTTTCACTTACGGCACGCCACCCATCGTTGTTCGCCTGAGGAAGGACGGGGTGCAGCTTCGGATTGAGGTCTGGGATCAAGGCAAGGGCATGTCTGCCGATCAGTGGGACCGGGCCCTTCAACCCTTTCAGCGACTCGATGAAGCCCGTGGCGAACAGGGTCACTGCGGCCTGGGACTGGCCATCGTCAACCATGTGGTCGAGCGCCATGGCGGCACGCTCCAATTCCAACAAGCCGACGGATCGGTGGGGCCATCCCCCGGTCGCTTTTGTGCTGCTTTATGCATTCCCCTCGACAGTTCGGGACGGGGAATGTTCAAAAAATCTAAGCATCAATGA
- a CDS encoding high light inducible protein, translated as MAPTPDPTKVFNEKLNGRLAMLGLSIGLITEWITGQGIIQQVFGIFN; from the coding sequence ATGGCACCCACACCCGATCCGACCAAGGTCTTCAACGAAAAACTGAATGGCAGACTCGCAATGCTTGGGCTGTCCATTGGGTTAATCACTGAATGGATTACAGGCCAGGGAATTATTCAACAGGTATTTGGAATCTTCAATTGA
- a CDS encoding photosystem I reaction center subunit XI, whose amino-acid sequence MNNNPRLPKSLVQPVQDPCVGDLVTPVNSSFLIKSLINQLPVYRQGLSPFTRGAQLGASFGYILYGPFTLLGPMRSSEFGTLIGLFSTVGAIHILTALFFLYGQAGGSFYSPLPGPTVTQPPLELFNRSSWGKFTNGFWLGGCGGAVFAWFVYTNAFVREIYSVFFE is encoded by the coding sequence ATGAACAACAATCCAAGACTCCCAAAAAGTCTTGTCCAGCCGGTTCAGGACCCATGCGTCGGTGATCTTGTTACACCAGTGAACAGCAGCTTTCTGATCAAGTCTCTGATCAATCAGTTGCCGGTGTACCGACAAGGCCTTTCGCCTTTCACAAGAGGGGCCCAGCTGGGTGCATCCTTCGGCTACATCCTGTATGGGCCCTTCACACTCCTGGGACCAATGCGATCAAGTGAATTTGGAACACTGATCGGTCTGTTTTCTACGGTTGGTGCCATTCACATTCTCACTGCCTTGTTTTTTCTCTACGGCCAAGCCGGTGGGTCATTTTATAGCCCTCTTCCCGGCCCAACTGTTACCCAACCACCCCTTGAACTGTTCAATCGATCAAGCTGGGGGAAATTCACGAACGGTTTTTGGTTAGGAGGCTGTGGCGGAGCAGTATTCGCTTGGTTCGTTTACACCAACGCTTTTGTTCGAGAGATCTACAGCGTCTTCTTTGAATGA
- a CDS encoding DoxX family protein, translating to MIVLVRLSISTLMIHHGLEKLSDPQGFTTFIIDKYFDYLPLNHLYWTYLAAYTQLIASGLVIFGFFFRPALISLSITMVFALVFHFLDSGLQGAPFAIVEAHNYEYETSSLYLIAYLTLMVSDAGQFSVKHSLSRYIPENIRWLA from the coding sequence GTGATTGTTCTGGTTCGATTATCGATATCAACCTTGATGATCCATCACGGGCTTGAAAAACTATCCGATCCCCAAGGATTCACAACATTTATAATAGATAAGTATTTTGACTATCTCCCATTAAATCATCTGTACTGGACATATTTAGCCGCCTACACACAATTAATAGCGTCAGGACTAGTCATCTTTGGATTTTTTTTCAGGCCCGCACTAATTAGCTTGTCAATTACAATGGTATTTGCTCTTGTTTTTCATTTTCTTGATAGCGGTTTGCAAGGTGCTCCATTTGCAATCGTAGAAGCCCACAACTATGAGTATGAGACATCTTCTTTATATCTGATTGCGTATCTTACTTTAATGGTTTCAGATGCAGGGCAATTTAGTGTCAAGCATTCGCTTTCCAGGTACATTCCAGAAAACATTAGGTGGTTGGCATAG
- a CDS encoding 2Fe-2S iron-sulfur cluster-binding protein: protein MLMHQITIKLDDKSQSFKCSEDQYILDAAEESGIDLPYSCRAGACSTCVGRILEGTVDQSDQSFLDDDQLEAGFALLCVCYPSSDLVIESDVEDQLY from the coding sequence ATGTTGATGCATCAAATCACCATCAAGCTTGATGACAAGAGTCAATCGTTTAAGTGTTCTGAAGATCAATACATTCTCGATGCTGCAGAGGAGAGTGGTATCGATCTTCCATATTCATGCAGAGCGGGTGCCTGCTCTACATGTGTAGGAAGAATACTCGAAGGCACAGTTGATCAAAGTGATCAGAGTTTCCTGGATGACGACCAACTCGAAGCTGGATTTGCTCTGTTGTGTGTTTGTTATCCAAGCTCGGATTTGGTGATCGAGAGTGATGTAGAAGATCAGCTTTACTGA
- the fldA gene encoding flavodoxin FldA — MNFTIVYATATGHSENIAERLHQLIPCSELKDLDYIDQTKNLTAAEALICCIPTWNTGALEKRSGTSWDQHLENIRGLDFSNTVVAIVGLGDSAAFGKYFCDAMEELYTAFVKAGATMIGQVPIDDYIFDFSKSNIDGLFCGLPIDEDNESEKTEGRLSQWVAQITSQV, encoded by the coding sequence ATGAATTTCACGATTGTCTATGCCACGGCCACTGGCCACAGTGAAAATATCGCTGAAAGATTGCATCAACTTATTCCATGCTCTGAATTAAAAGATCTTGACTATATCGACCAAACAAAGAATTTAACAGCAGCCGAAGCATTGATCTGCTGCATTCCCACCTGGAATACCGGTGCTCTTGAAAAAAGATCAGGTACTTCCTGGGATCAACATCTGGAGAATATTCGAGGCCTTGATTTTTCAAACACTGTTGTAGCCATTGTTGGACTTGGCGATTCAGCTGCGTTCGGCAAGTACTTCTGCGATGCAATGGAAGAGTTGTACACAGCCTTTGTGAAGGCCGGGGCAACAATGATTGGACAGGTCCCAATCGATGATTATATTTTTGATTTTTCAAAGAGTAATATCGATGGATTGTTCTGCGGTCTGCCAATTGATGAAGATAATGAATCTGAAAAAACAGAAGGAAGACTCTCGCAATGGGTTGCCCAAATCACGTCTCAGGTTTGA